The following nucleotide sequence is from Psychroflexus torquis ATCC 700755.
AGACTTTGTAACAACGGGTGCTTCCAGCCATCGTGTGATGTAGAGTTTAACCCAATTTTCAGGTACATGTTTCTCTACTGCAAGCATCAGTTTGTTATGGTCTATATTGTCAAAGAAACCTTTGATGTCTAAGTCAATTACCCAATTTTTTTTCCAACAATTTAATCTAACTTTTGATAATGCCTGATGGGCACTTCTTTTTGGTCGATAGCCGTAAGAATTTGGACTGAATACTAACTCTAATCTTGGTTCAAAAAACATTTTAACCACCATTTGCCCTACTCTGTCACTAATAGTGGGTATACCCAATTTACGGATTGTACCGTCTTTCTTTGATATCTCTACTTCTTTGACAGGTGGGGGGAAATAACTCCCTGATGCCATCCGATTCCAAAGTTTGTAAAGGTGTTTCCTGCGGTTGGCATCAAATTCTTGCATACCAATAGCATCTATTCCCGCACTTCCTTTGTTGGAACGCACTTTTTGATAAGCCTCCCAAACCATTAGGCGACTTATCGGTATTGATTTTGTTTCATTCCATAAATTCATCCTCACATTTTGTAAGTTGATTCGTAAAATGCAACTGTACAACTTAACCCCTTTGCTCCAGTTTCATTACAAAACCTTCTTCACTACTACGGATTAATCTGCCTCTGCTTATAACTTCGGTATTCTATCTCTCGATTGTTTCGATTGTATATTTCCCTTTGACTTGTAGCGAATCCTAATGCGGTAGCCTTACACAAGTCTATCATTCATAAGCAGTTTCCCAAGTTCCGTAAATAAGCCTGAATAAAGTTCTTGCCATCTGAATGACGCCAGTCTTACAGAAAATAAATAGGTTATCTCTGTAATTAATAGTATCAATACTATTACTTTTCACTCCGTATCATACTTCGTAGCTTTTGACTGGAGGTTCCTACTTCTCGACACCTCTTCAATGGTTCACTTTAGTTCAACTCCTTTATTCGTACCTGCTAATCTCCAGGACTAGATTCTCCTAAACGCTCAATACCAAGACTATTAATCAAAGCACCTTTAGGTGGTTTAAAGCCATCGCCTATACAACGACTCTGATGGATCTACCATCATCTTATCTACAGCATGCAGCCAGTTTAATGCCTTGGCTGATTCTTGGCACACTATGGCAAGTAGGGCAGTAGAAAGCGATAAACTTTCAAGTTTGCACTGAGCCAAAACGTTGTATTTTGTTTTTAATTTATTCATTCTTAAAAGCCAAATCAACGATTTGGCGGTGTTTGTAAATAGCACTGAACTTTCGTAAACCACCGAACGCCCTATTTGCTATATACAGTGTTAGCAGCTGCCTTTTTACTTTTCTCGATTTTCATAAAAATATTCACCAAGTTCAACAATTTTCATTTCTGTAGAGTCTTTCGCCTGATTCCTGAATTCGACTAAAAGCTTTTTGCCATTCTCATTATCAAATGCCTTTAGAGTTTCGTAAGCGTCTGCCCGAAAAATTTTCAATTCTGAAGTGTCAAAAAGAATATTTCCCATCAGTTCAGTCGCAGGTTGATAGTCAATTTTTTGAAGTCCAAGAATTGCATATCGTCTGAACTTCATTTCCTTGTCTTCAATTACCTCCATCAGTATTGGTCCAATTTGATAACCTGCTTCTTCAATCGGTCTGACAATATATCCTTCGGCAACTGATTGGTTATGAAAGACAGAGTAGTAATGGAAAGCACATTTTTTGTCGATTATTTGTCCAACAGTAAAGTGATAAGTTAGGGTTAATGCGAATACAAGTCCCGCTGTTTTGAATTTCCGTTTTCTTAGTCGGAGAAGTCCGAATACAAAGAGGTTCGCTGTTAATAACCAAAAAATTGTCTTGTAGAAGAATACAGAAGTCAATGCAATGTCGAGCATTAGCAAATCCTTTCCTTTTGGGTTCCAAGCGTAATTGTCTGTCCAAGTCCACATTTTCCATAATCCAATTACCAACAAAGTGGTAATCAGATAGGGCAATATTTTCTTGGTGAATGTCTTCATTTTAGGTTGCTGCTAACGTGTTTGTATATGGTTTGTTGCGTGTTTTAAGCAACTAATTTAGTAAATAATTACCGACCAAGAAAGTCCGCGAGGACTTTCGCAAATAGGCAAAAAGCCAGCAATAAATTATATACGGTGTTGCCCACAGTATTTTACTCAGTCAGAAATTTGATCGTATAATTAATTACAAAATCAGAAATAAATGATTTTATAAATTCATCATCGTTAGATTCATCGTTTTCTTTTAATTCCGCATATAATTTTTTGTATTCTTCTGTTTTTTCAAACATTTCGAATTGACGTTTTTTAAACTTTACAAACTCCTTATTTTTATATTTTCGAGCTTCATTAAAATTGCCTTTCTCAATTTCGAGAAGCCAATATTTACTATATGTAGATGCATAACCCATATGAACATATTCAACAATTTTTCCGTGTGGTAATATCAGAATTCCAGTGTACCAATCTATTTTAGCTTTCTCTTTATTTGGAAAAACTTGCTTAAATGCAGAAATCCATTTTGTATCATAATCATCTTCTGAATCCTCATCAGAAACTTCAATTTTAATATCAGTCAAGAATAATTGTTCGTCAATAATTTCAAAGTATGCTACGTATCCACGCCATAAGGCAGTTGACATCATTCCGCTTTGAGGTCGTTTGTCAGGGAATTTTTCAAAATATGGTTCGAGTGGGTTTGAATTCAGATTGTATTCAGTTCCTTTGAATGTAATTTTGTCAGGATATTGAGCAGTAACTATACTTTCAGCTTTTACAATTCCAATTGTAAGCACAATTAATATTAATGATAGCGTTTTTTTCATATTGTGGGCAACATCCGTATAAACCCCATTCAAATCTTCATTATAGGGTATATATCTATTTAGGACGTTGTTTTATTTTCATCTAAACTAACACTTTCATACATAGTATCCAATGGGCTTTTATTCATCGCTAAAACTCGAGTATAAATTTCTGCCGCCTTGAAGCTATTATGACCTAAAGCAGACAGGATATGTCTTAAGCTTGTTTCCCATTCCATAGGGGTGTGGAAAAACTATGACGTAAAGTGTGTGGGGTGCTCCAAGGCTTACCGGTGGTGCTTTTAAAGCTTTGCGATACATACTTTGATCTTTAGTTACTTTCGTTATTTTTAGTCATAAATTAATTATGCCTTGGTCACCTAAATTAGTTAAAACAGACTTTAAAAAACTACTTTTTTAATCATTTAAAGGTATTTAACCGTTAAGAACGGATAGACTTAAGTTATGTCCTTGCCGAGATGTTGTGAAAAATAAATGCAAACTTTGCTTAGTAGCCTATCGACTTATGATTGTTGTAAGATTATCAAAAAAACTACACTAACACTCTCCACTAAAGAGTTTATACGGCGTTTTCAACTTCATATTTTTCCCAAAGGCTTTACTCGAATAAGGCATTATGGATTTTTGAGCAGCAGTTGGAAAAAAGAGAAGTTGCCGCTATTACAACTGCAATTAAGAGATAAAAACTTGGCACACATATTAACCTTTGCCACTCAAGAGAAGTCCTTACATCGCTGTTGTCCGAGTTGTAAAAAGGAAACCTTGATCACTCTTTTTACCTTTGATAGTCGTGGTCCTCCAAAGGATTACAAACAAATTATAAAGGATAAACTGGAATACAAAAATTAAAAAACAGCATTAGCAGAGTACTGACTAAACTGAAGGAAAATGATAAAAAACAACAGATTTTAACACCAAAAAAAAGTGACCTCCCTAAAAGGTACCTTATTTATATAAGCAACTGAATAAAAAGGGATGCAAAGCACTCTAAAAACAACCTTCTCCTTTTGTAAGGTTCTTGCCAACTCATCGAATCCCCCTTACCAACAATTCTGAATCAGTCAACTAATCATATAGCTGAGTCCACTGAGCTTGCCTGTTGTGCCTTGTCAGGAAGGTCTGTCGAAGTGTTGACCTATCGGCACACCATATGCTTAGTTATTACCTGCTGTTCTTTTATTCGCTTAATGCATCTATAATTTTCAATTTTAATTCTTCATTAAAATCATCTTCTATTACTATTGAGCTAATTATCTCTTGTAATAATTCCTTGTCAATCTTATTGTCTGCAACATATACTGCAATATTTTCCATTTCTATAATGAATTTATCAATACAGTATTCAATTCCATTGACTTCGAGTAAATATGCACCTAGTGCAATTGAGGTTCTTTTATTTCCATCATTAAAAGCGTGAAATTTATTTACGGCAAATACAAGATGAGTTAGTTTTTCTTCGAATTCAGGATAGTAAAGGTCGTTTTGTATATGTTCTAAAACACTCTCAATTTTCCCGATTTCTATAATTCCAGAATTTCCTCCAGAATTTTCTATTATAAAGTCATGAGTCCGAATTGCGTGTTGAATATCAAAATAAATATATGTTTCCATTATCTATCTTTTAATCTTTTGAACACATCAATATTATTTAGAATTCTGTCTTCTAAATCCAAACTTTTTTCTCCTAAAAATTTGTCAAATTCCTCCGTTGTTAGATGTGTGATATAATTTTTTAGCTTTTCATGTAATGCATCTCTAAATGCCATATCTCTGCTAGCCATCAAACCTCTTACTTTTTCTCTTAGCGGTTCGTAAATAGAATTAGTTAGATTTTCAAATTGGTCGAATAAGGTATTTGTTTCAGATAGGCGTAATTTTCTATTTGCTTTCTCAGAATGGGTTTTTAAAAAATCAGAAAACCCATTTTCATAACTTGAGACAAGGTCTAACACTTCAGAATACATTGTAGACCTTACACTTTCTTTATCCTTTAATTTAAGTATTTGACGATATTCTTTTGCATCTTCTTTGAAGATACTTTTATAAACTTTATTTGTTAGTTGGGCGTATTTGAATTTATTTGGTTCTACATAATTATCCAAAGCATTAATTAATTCTTGTCTATAATTATGCTCTTTTATTGCGCTGGATAAAAATTCTTCTTCTCTTTGATTTATGTACTTTGTATTGCCTCCAAGTTTTTGATTTATAGCGTCTATTACGATATCTAAAATAAAAGCTCTTAATAATTTAGCTTTCTCACTTTCCGTTAAAAGCATGCCTATATTTAAAAAAGCTCGGAATGTAAATACACCAAGAGAAGGTGCTTTTTGAAGTGATTTATCTATGTTAGCGACATTCGTGTCGTTGACATAAGCTACTTTGAACTCTTTCAAGCGGTTAAACTTTAATACTTCATAACCAGATTCCTCAAATTCAGACTTATTTTTTTCTATATATCTATCAACAGTTCTCTCATCAATTTCAAAGAATTCCGCCACTTGCTTTTTAGTAAATCGATACTTACTTTCGAACATTATTCCTGGAAAAGAAATTTCATTATAAATAATTTCTAAAGCATAATTATTATTGAGAATATTTCTTCTATGTAAGTTAGATGTTGTTAAATCTTTGTTCATTTTGTAAAGTTACGATTTTTCTTTTTTTCGTAATGTTGGGTAACGTGTTTGTGGTCGAGTAGACAAGGGGAATTTCAC
It contains:
- a CDS encoding type II toxin-antitoxin system death-on-curing family toxin: METYIYFDIQHAIRTHDFIIENSGGNSGIIEIGKIESVLEHIQNDLYYPEFEEKLTHLVFAVNKFHAFNDGNKRTSIALGAYLLEVNGIEYCIDKFIIEMENIAVYVADNKIDKELLQEIISSIVIEDDFNEELKLKIIDALSE